The Miscanthus floridulus cultivar M001 chromosome 17, ASM1932011v1, whole genome shotgun sequence genome has a window encoding:
- the LOC136515225 gene encoding uncharacterized protein has protein sequence MAPSGPEVMELEEDPAVEPDPLDGWRTLYLDYLLYDMLPIDKTKARWLARRDKSFILVEVELYKWSHTGILQLYIPIEQGKLLLSDIHSGVYGHHATPRTLVGNAFRQGFYWPTIVANAEQIVRTYEGCQYYA, from the coding sequence atggctccgtctggccctgaggtcatggagcttgaagaggatccagcggtagagcctgaccctctggatggctggagaacactctacctcgactacctcctctatgacATGCTACCGATAGACAAGACGaaagctcgatggctcgcacgtcgtgacaagtccttcattcttgtagaagttgaactctacaaatggagccacaccgggatctTACAGCTCTATATCCCCATTgaacaggggaagcttctgctgagcgatatccatagtggggtctacggtcaccacgccacgcctagaaccttggttgggaatgcattccgacagggcttctactggcccactatagTAGCCAACGCCGAGCagattgtacgcacctacgaagggtgccagtactacgcttag